Proteins from a genomic interval of Chionomys nivalis chromosome 7, mChiNiv1.1, whole genome shotgun sequence:
- the LOC130877845 gene encoding mesothelin-like translates to MMLPRARPLLGSCGSPICCESLLLLLLSLGWMPLLQVQTTKTGQEAAFHCAKLTSTPDFASLPAGVFLGLTCREVSGLSMEHAQGLAMAVRKKNVTLRVNQLRCLARRLPKHLTNEELDALPLDLLLFLNPAMFPGQQACAHFFSLISKANVDMLPQRSLERQRLLPAALKCRGMYSFQVSEADAQALGGLVCDLPAKFVVNSSEVLLPLLAGCRGPLNVGQEEAVKEALRSGRPPYGPPSRWSVSTLEALQGLLTVLDESITHRIPEDVVAEWLQHISRDPSCLESKLTAKLPRFRRDTEKKACPPGREPHEVDENLIFYQNWELEACVDGTMLATQMDLVNEIPFTYEQLNIFKRKLDKTYPQGYPESLIQQLGHFFRYISPEDIRQWNVTSSETVKTLLKVTKGQKMDDQVIALVACYLRGGGRLDEDMVTVLNGIPLAYLCEFHPKDLHSVPSSVLWMAEPQNLDKCSQRHLSVLYAKASLAFQNVSGQEYFEKIRTFLGGASVEDLRTLSQQNVSMDLATFKMLQVDALVGLTVDEVQKLLGPHIEGLKTEQDKSPVRDWLSRQQQEDLDRLGLGLQAGIPNGYLVLDLKFQEAFSSGALLLEPGLVFAWIPALLPAFIPS, encoded by the exons ATGATGTTGCCAAGAGCTCGGCCCCTGCTGGGGTCCTGTGGGAGCCCCATCTGCTGCGAAAGTCTTCTACTGCTTCTCCTCAGTCTTG GGTGGATGCCACTTTTGCAGGTTCAGACTACAAAGACGGGCCAG GAGGCTGCATTCCACTGTGCCAAACTGACCAGCACCCCTGACTTTGCCAG TCTTCCCGCAGGCGTCTTTCTTGGCCTCACGTGTCGTGAAGTATCTGGTCTGAGCATGGAGCATGCCCAGGGGCTGGCTATGGCTGTGAGGAAGAAGAATGTCACATTGCGAGTGAATCAG CTGCGCTGTCTGGCACGTCGCCTTCCTAAGCACCTCACCAATGAGGAACTGGATGCCCTCCCGCTGGACCTGCTGCTCTTCCTCAA TCCAGCCATGTTTCCAGGGCAACAGGCCTGTGCCCATTTCTTCTCCCTCATCTCTAAAGCCAATGTAGATATGCTTCCACAGAGATCTCTGGAGCGCCAGAGGCTGCTGCCCGCAGCTCTGAAATGCCGG GGCATGTATAGCTTTCAAGTGAGCGAGGCAGACGCGCAGGCTCTCGGAGGCCTGGTCTGTGACCTGCCTGCGAAATTTGTGGTCAATTCTTCGGAAGTCCTTCTCCCCTTGCTGGCAGGCTGCCGAGGACCCCTGAACGTGGGCCAGGAAGAGGCAGTCAAGGAGGCTCTGAGGAGTGGAAGACCCCCGTATGG CCCCCCATCGAGGTGGTCAGTCTCCACTCTGGAAGCTCTGCAGGGCCTGCTGACAGTGTTGGATGAGTCCATCACCCATAGGATCCCTGAG GACGTCGTAGCTGAATGGCTGCAACACATCTCCCGGGACCCCTCCTGCCTGGAGTCTAAGCTGACTGCCAAGCTCCCAAGGTTCAGGCGGGACACAGAAA AGAAAGCCTGCCCTCCAGGGAGGGAGCCCCACGAGGTGGATGAAAACCTCATCTTCTACCAGAATTGGGAGCTAGAGGCCTGTGTTGATGGCACCATGCTGGCCACCCAGATGGACCTTGTGAATGAGATTCCCTTCACCTACGAGCAGCTCAACATCTTCAAGCGCAAACTGGACAAA ACCTACCCACAAGGCTATCCTGAGTCCCTGATCCAGCAGCTGGGTCACTTCTTCCGGTACATCAGCCCCGAAGACATCCGCCAGTGGAATGTGACCTCATCAGAGACAGTGAAAACGCTGCTCAAGGTCACCAAAGGACAAAAGATGGATGATCAG GTGATCGCCCTGGTTGCCTGCTATCTCCGGGGAGGAGGCAGACTAGATGAGGACATGGTAACGGTCCTGAATGGCATCCCTTTAGCCTACTTATGTGAATTCCACCCCAAGGACCTGCACTCTGTACCCTCCAGTGTTCTGTG GATGGCCGAGCCCCAAAATCTGGACAAgtgcagccagaggcatctgagTGTCCTCTATGCAAAGGCCTCCTTGGCCTTCCAGAATGTGAGCGGGCAGGAATACTTTGAGAAGATCAGGACATTCCTGG GTGGGGCCTCTGTGGAGGACCTGAGGACCCTCAGTCAGCAGAATGTGAGCATGGACTTAGCCACTTTCAAGATGCTGCAGGTGGATGCCCTGGTG GGGCTGACTGTGGATGAGGTACAGAAACTTCTAGGGCCACACATTGAGGGCCTGAAGACCGAGCAAGATAAAAGTCCTGTCCGGGACTGGCTCTCCCGGCAGCAGCAGGAAGACCTGGACAGGTTGGGTTTGGGACTTCAGGCTGGCATCCCCAATGGCTACCTGGTCCTGGACCTCAAATTCCAAG AGGCCTTCTCCAGCGGAGCCCTGCTCCTCGAACCAGGACTTGTGTTTGCATGGATCCCAGCTCTGCTCCCAGCTTTTATACCGAGTTGA